A single Aspergillus chevalieri M1 DNA, chromosome 3, nearly complete sequence DNA region contains:
- a CDS encoding bZIP transcription factor (COG:S;~EggNog:ENOG410PWRR;~InterPro:IPR021833;~PFAM:PF11905;~antiSMASH:Cluster_3.6) — protein MSNAATNALTSSEKKRIRDRKAQKTLREKRDAHVKSLEERVAFCERHHGHERAQAHGTGWTPSPSPSQSQSQSHTATDVQQLLATVENLRRENEGLRMRQERLRSMITEWGVEDAQAGLHNAGLGLNGHSGSNDAMLSLSCNVASASPSTSPLASTGHDYDAPDTRTAASLQDAATPESIHPTLPAWSLTPINEYGHNLFYFPATCPWLSYPDLIASCPPYPSPLDLLHGTRRNYLAAQIHQLIRRRAFRDSECLALGWLAYLFSKWRASPSPETFARLAPFQRPVAIQLQKGHPAALDLMPWPQLRANLVKNWMKFDFVEFAGYASCCIKVRWPWGEDVLERDEEDGFRVRREFMEVFMEEGGWGLTTEFIQRYPEFVEGMDVENVRFRFELPDLETLSFRKS, from the coding sequence ATGTCCAATGCCGCCACCAATGCCCTCACCTCCTCTGAGAAAAAGCGTATCCGAGACCGCAAAGCTCAAAAGACGCTCAGAGAAAAACGCGACGCGCATGTGAAATCATTGGAAGAGCGCGTTGCGTTTTGTGAGCGGCACCATGGACATGAGCGTGCGCAGGCGCATGGGACAGGATGGACaccatcgccatcgccatcgcAATCGCAATCGCAATCACATACGGCAACAGATGTGCAACAACTGCTTGCGACGGTGGAAAACTTGAGAAGAGAGAACGAGGGGTTGCGGATGAGGCAGGAGAGACTGAGGAGCATGATTACGGAGTGGGGGGTTGAGGATGCGCAGGCCGGACTTCATAATGCGGGATTGGGGTTGAATGGGCACAGTGGTAGTAATGATGCCATGTTGTCGCTTAGCTGCAATGTGGCTTCGGCCTCACCGTCTACCTCACCTCTTGCATCAACCGGCCATGACTATGACGCACCTGATACCAGAACGGCAGCGTCTCTACAAGATGCCGCTACCCCAGAATCCATCCACCCAACTCTCCCCGCCTGGTCGCTAACCCCCATAAACGAATACGGCCACAACCTCTTCTACTTCCCCGCAACCTGCCCCTGGCTCTCCTACCCGGACCTCATCGCCTCCTGCCCCCCCTACCCATCACCCCTAGACCTCCTCCACGGCACCCGCCGCAACTATCTTGCGGCCCAAATCCACCAACTCATCCGGCGGCGCGCGTTCCGCGACTCCGAGTGTCTGGCTCTAGGCTGGCTGGCGTATTTATTCAGTAAATGGCGCGCGTCGCCTAGCCCCGAGACGTTCGCACGACTTGCGCCGTTTCAGAGGCCGGTGGCGATACAATTACAAAAAGGCCACCCCGCCGCACTAGACCTCATGCCGTGGCCGCAACTCCGCGCGAACCTGGTCAAGAACTGGATGAAGTTCGATTTTGTGGAGTTTGCGGGGTATGCGAGTTGTTGTATCAAGGTGCGGTGGCCGTGGGGGGAGGATGTGCTTGAgcgggacgaggaggatggatTCCGGGTGCGGAGGGAGTTTATGGAGGTGTTTATGGAGGAGGGTGGGTGGGGGTTGACGACGGAGTTTATTCAGCGGTATCCGGAGTTTGTGGAGGGGATGGATGTTGAGAATGTGAGGTTTCGGTTTGAGTTGCCAGATTTGGAGACGTTGTCTTTTCGGAAGAGTTGA
- a CDS encoding uncharacterized protein (COG:S;~EggNog:ENOG410PG01;~InterPro:IPR028565,IPR018808,IPR027267;~PFAM:PF10291), with product MIAFVLLTRSTQMSRIGFRKDDEWRKHMLRVCGNWRVGHSWKMVLRSGRPERRWNMCLSMMLMVFAENRIFQLPWQRIVNSTEAVAASHETLAQKIDEDVERPLRDYSNKNRDLASMPVVQSDLAGLAKNMETAQKKVEKAKEKGPKGADKLASAIHAAEEVTQQWQSRAPFVFEQLQAVDEGRLNHLRDVLTQLGTHEADQVERCREVAESCLNALLNVETADEIKTFAAKVNGGRPVVARRQELSPSVTPTPAAAPPPVHDDGASQHSETTAPTPKVAPPVPEPRHPLGGLKRLGTVMNSRRKSIAQPVGGSFFSDKKNRSPFASFKRGDSRDMQIPESPPPGADRPGTGQDSFGEPARESQDREVLGVVTPPSTEPQPSVNATNGAAYPETQVAPSAGAGISTHETRVDSEGFTERPQSIDEITRAQREAASLEEQGMNLTIRDQPIFEDERQAKQAMDDMANTLRMRAQHSGVRRNAGTIRGRRDVRNTVFVPNSPVPGQEPSLPAGFNAPIPTSPTLSARHMTSPSNATEDHAMSDTTSIRSGHTHHSVTGSPVHQDLHEPGLNASIIETVSAWFSEGAVIKSSVVGELALAYNQQPEASLNSVRVRLNNFQVLEKVAANPHFVTEQRDTVQTEEKRGEYNITLPSISRPSPTVAFKYQIHIDPSNSSAYCPIIFKPAWNIEEFQASVILFYSVNPAFTSSTPVDSVIVKNLILTVNLDTTPDETREVAHATNAVMYPNQGATFRRKQSAVTWKIPELEVKPGADGKFLVRFTTSSSWPKQGKVEAKFDVRTAGAGGRLGISSLSDNVEAKEADPFADEDAEPQPSVTWKEVPTARKLVAGKYVSS from the exons ATGATCGCATTCGTCTTATTAACAAGGTCAACACAGATGTCGCGGATTGGCTTCAG GAAAGACGACGAGTGGAGGAAGCATATGCTCAGGGTTTGCGGAAACTGGCGAGTCGGCCACAGCTGGAAAATGGTGCTGCGCTCGGGTAGGCCGGAACGTCGCTGGAACATGTGTCTATCGATGATGCTGATGGTGTTTGCGGAAAACAGGATATTTCAGTTGCCTTGGCAGCGCATTGTCAACTCGACTGAAGCGGTCGCTGCGTCGCACGAAACGCTCGCGCAGAAGAtcgatgaggatgttgagcGTCCACTGAGAGATTATAGCAACAAAAATCGAGATTTGGCATCGATGCCCGTCGTCCAAAGCGATTTAGCAGGATTGGCGAAGAATATGGAAACAGCCCAGAAGAAGGTGGAGAAAGCCAAGGAAAAGGGCCCGAAAGGGGCAGATAAATTGGCCAGTGCGATTCATGCGGCTGAAGAGGTCACCCAGCAATGGCAGTCGAGGGCTCCGTTTGTGTTCGAACAGTTGCAGGCTGTCGATGAGGGTCGGCTGAATCATCTCCGGGATGTTCTCACCCAGCTCGGAACGCACGAGGCGGATCAGGTCGAGCGTTGTCGCGAGGTGGCTGAGAGTTGTCTGAACGCCCTTCTCAACGTCGAGACTGCCGACGAGATCAAGACTTTTGCGGCAAAGGTCAATGGAGGAAGGCCTGTGGTTGCCAGAAGGCAGGAATTATCGCCTAGCGTTACGCCAACGCCCGCTGCAGCCCCGCCGCCTGTTCATGATGATGGTGCCAGTCAGCACTCGGAGACAACGGCTCCTACGCCTAAAGTTGCACCTCCAG TACCCGAACCCCGGCACCCTCTAGGCGGTTTGAAGCGACTCGGTACTGTCATGAACAGCAGAAGGAAGAGTATTGCACAACCCGTAGGCGGCTCCTTCTTTTCAGACAAGAAGAACCGCAGTCCGTTTGCCTCGTTCAAGCGTGGAGACTCGCGTGATATGCAGATACCCGAGTCACCGCCTCCTGGTGCAGACCGCCCGGGCACTGGTCAGGATAGCTTCGGTGAACCTGCGCGTGAGTCCCAGGACCGTGAAGTCCTCGGAGTAGTGACACCACCTAGTACAGAGCCTCAGCCCAGCGTCAACGCCACGAATGGTGCAGCATACCCAGAGACGCAAGTTGCGCCATCTGCGGGTGCAGGAATTTCCACCCATGAG ACACGTGTGGACTCGGAAGGCTTCACGGAACGACCGCAGAGTATTGATGAGATCACGAGAGCTCAGAGAGAAGCAGCCAG TCTGGAAGAGCAAGGCATGAACCTAACGATTCGAGACCAGCCGATCTTCGAAGATGAACGTCAGGCAAAAcaggcaatggatgatatggcCAATACTCTTAGGATG CGTGCTCAGCATTCAGGTGTCAGGCGTAATGCAGGTACCATCCGTGGTCGTCGCGACGTCCGGAACACAGTTTTCGTTCCAAACTCGCCGGTACCGGGCCAGGAACCCTCCCTTCCCGCGGGTTTCAATGCCCCTATTCCAACATCTCCGACATTGTCGGCGAGGCACATGACCTCCCCTAGTAATGCCACAGAGGACCATGCCATGTCCGACACCACCTCTATTCGTtcaggccacacccatcacAGCGTGACTGGATCACCAGTTCATCAGGACTTGCACGAGCCTGGTCTTAATGCATCCATCATCGAGACTGTCAGCGCATGGTTCTCTGAGGGCGCAGTGATTAAGTCCTCCGTTGTTGGAGAGCTCGCCTTAGCTTACAACCAGCAACCTGAAGCTTCCTTGAACAGCGTCCGGGTTCGCCTGAATAACTTCCAGGTATTGGAGAAGGTTGCAGCGAATCCTCATTTCGTTACTGAACAAAGGGACACAGTACAGACGGAGGAGAAGCGGGGTGAATACAACATCACTCTTCCGAGCATTTCTCGTCCCTCGCCAACGGTGGCTTTCAAGTACCAGATCCATATCGACCCATCGAACTCCTCCGCATACTGCCCTATTATCTTCAAGCCCGCCTGGAACATTGAGGAGTTCCAAGCAAGCGTGATCCTATTTTATTCTGTGAACCCAGCTTTTACCTCCTCCACGCCCGTGGATTCGGTCATTGTCAAGAACCTCATTCTAACGGTGAACCTCGACACAACCCCCGATGAGACCCGTGAAGTCGCCCACGCTACAAACGCCGTCATGTATCCCAACCAAGGGGCCACGTTCCGTCGCAAGCAATCCGCGGTTACCTGGAAGATCCCAGAACTGGAAGTCAAACCTGGAGCGGACGGTAAATTCTTGGTTCGGTTCACCACGTCCAGCAGTTGGCCTAAGCAGGGTAAAGTCGAGGCCAAGTTCGACGTCCGCACGGCTGGAGCTGGTGGGAGACTGGGTATCAGCTCTCTTTCGGACAACGTGGAAGCCAAGGAGGCTGATCCTTTTGCTGACGAAGACGCGGAACCCCAGCCCTCTGTTACTTGGAAGGAGGTCCCTACAGCTCGCAAGCTAGTGGCAGGGAAGTATGTGTCGTCATGA
- a CDS encoding MFS transporter (COG:G;~EggNog:ENOG410PHIB;~InterPro:IPR005829,IPR011701,IPR036259,IPR020846;~PFAM:PF00083,PF07690;~SMCOG1005:Drug resistance transporter, EmrB/QacA;~TransMembrane:11 (o20-39i51-70o76-100i112-131o137-159i211-236o256-274i295-316o322-345i357-378o390-409i);~antiSMASH:Cluster_3.6;~go_component: GO:0016021 - integral component of membrane [Evidence IEA];~go_function: GO:0022857 - transmembrane transporter activity [Evidence IEA];~go_process: GO:0055085 - transmembrane transport [Evidence IEA]), translating to MFSPAVGYMAAEFGESDQTLLAFSVSIFLLGYTFGPLLLAPLSEIYGRRIVLSAANWFFVAWQIGCALAPNLPALIVFRFLAGMGGVGCLTLGAGVIADLFPVEKRGMATSIWAMGPLIGPVVGPICGGFIGEEIGWRWVFWILLIAGGVLSFGIECLNRETYAPVLLRWKTAKLAKETGRTDLCSAYEADKESASLPDVLRQGMRRPVLLFIKSPIVFLLSTYMAFIYGLLYLFFTTISSVFQENYGFSTGLSGLAYLGIGIGFMTGLAAVAITNDKVVMALTARNNNKYQPEFRLPAMIIFACILPISFFWYGWSADKHVHWIVPIIGMFPFGVGMMGIYMPIQMYIIDCYPTHAASGNATLTATRSLLGALLPLAGPKMFASLGLGWGNSLLGFIALAFLPAPIVFNRYGQRIREKFPLKL from the exons ATGTTCTCGCCGGCGGTGGGTTATATGGCGGCGGAGTTTGGGGAGAGTGATCAGACGTTGTTGGCTTTTAGTGTTAGTATTTTTTTGCTGGGGTATACG TTCGGTCCGCTACTCCTCGCCCCCCTTAGTGAAATCTACGGCCGTCGAATCGTGCTCAGTGCTGCCAATTGGTTCTTCGTTGCTTGGCAAATCGGATGTGCTCTGGCCCCGAATCTCCCTGCGCTCATCGTATTCCGATTTCTTGCTGGTATGGGAGGTGTTGGGTGTCTTACTCTCGGAGCGGGTGTCATTGCGGACCTGTTTCCTGTTGAGAAGCGCGGAATGGCAACGTCTATCTGGGCTATGGGACCCCTTATTGGACCTGTTGTTGGGCCTATTTGTGGTGGATTCATCGGCGAGGAGATTGGATGGAGATGGGTGTTCTGGATCTTGTTGATTGCCGGTGGTGTGCTGTCCTTTGGCATCGAATGTCTCAACCGCGAAACCTACGCCCCGGTTCTCCTGCGCTGGAAGACAGCCAAACTAGCCAAAGAAACCGGCCGCACCGACCTATGCAGTGCATACGAAGCCGATAAAGAATCCGCCTCTCTCCCCGACGTCCTCCGCCAGGGCATGCGCCGCCccgtcctcctcttcatcaaatcccccatcgtcttcctcctctccacctACATGGCCTTCATCTACGGCCTCCTTTACCTCTTCTTCACAACCATCTCGTCTGTATTCCAAGAAAACTACGGCTTCTCCACCGGCCTCTCGGGCCTCGCCTACTTAGGCATCGGAATTGGCTTCATGACGGGCCTTGCCGCCGTCGCCATCACAAACGACAAAGTCGTCATGGCCCTAACCGcccgcaacaacaacaaataCCAGCCCGAATTCCGCCTCCCCGCCATGATCATCTTCGCCTGCATCCTTCCCATCAGCTTCTTCTGGTACGGCTGGTCCGCAGACAAACATGTGCACTGGATCGTGCCCATCATCGGCATGTTCCCGTTCGGCGTCGGCATGATGGGCATCTACATGCCTATCCAGATGTATATCATCGATTGTTACCCTACGCACGCGGCGTCTGGGAATGCGACGCTGACGGCGACGAGGTCGTTGCTGGGCGCGCTTTTGCCGTTGGCGGGGCCGAAGATGTTTGCGAGTTTGGGGCTGGGGTGGGGGAATTCGTTGCTGGGGTTTATTGCGTTGGCGTTTTTGCCAGCGCCGATTGTGTTTAATCGGTATGGGCAGAGGATTAGGGAGAAGTTTCCGCTTAAGCTGTGA
- a CDS encoding SH3 domain protein (COG:T;~EggNog:ENOG410PQBY;~InterPro:IPR001452,IPR035521,IPR036028;~PFAM:PF00018,PF14604;~TransMembrane:1 (o168-189i);~antiSMASH:Cluster_3.6;~go_function: GO:0005515 - protein binding [Evidence IEA]) codes for MGQRHSHRDHMGKRDGVHVVYVTMPADFEGEIGGFQTDDQSTTTQRLMGVGPAVQATRTSSSEQTTQTEEAKTETTQQETHKTNKQATKTEQTVTQPLATNKGNAQTQTTLSTATSEGTKTAATNANNNANNQIAAATAGSSSSQQSSASPSTSAEPTSGALSGGAKAGIAIGVIAAVGVIAGLIFLFMRKKKSQQLREAEDEKVFGNHGAFPPVSPPTPEPEQPRTPAEPPQLDVRPITQFAPFGVGNSDVLTAVTAAGTAAGASAVASRDNQSPPHTPLTSTTTGPRDPFGDPVNPFQIRNEPPSPVGTASSHSLSAKSIPEAPESVPDATDAPGPAVATAAGGAVVAAGVAAATADSNKSEKELPAPPEAENAERSAQPAPDAASPSASRPLAPPEANLSPPNVPAAAPVVAAANAAGPAPGPGPLNVHRVQMDFSPSMDDELGLRVGQLVRLLHEYDDGWALCVRLDRSQQGVAPRSCLSAHPVKPRPRPPPGGPGPRGPPVMGPNGRVMSSQSPRFYPQDGRPGSPARSMFPARPPAGSPPPLQYPQRPMSPSQFSDPRPMPQRSMSPGPYGPPGLQRPQMPVNQRQRSNSASNAVGPAPRPGAEPSPLSAPLTTSPSGTQNVL; via the coding sequence ATGGGCCAGAGACATTCGCATCGAGACCACATGGGAAAGCGCGATGGTGTGCATGTGGTGTATGTGACAATGCCGGCCGATTTCGAAGGCGAGATTGGAGGCTTTCAGACGGATGACCAGTCCACTACGACGCAACGACTGATGGGCGTCGGTCCGGCTGTTCAGGCCACCCGAACCTCGTCTTCAGAGCAGACGACCCAGACAGAGGAGGCCAAGACGGAAACTACTCAGCAGGAGACGCATAAGACCAACAAGCAGGCTACGAAGACCGAACAGACCGTTACCCAGCCCTTGGCCACCAATAAGGGCAATGCACAGACGCAGACAACTCTTTCAACTGCCACTTCGGAGGGTACGAAGACGGCTGCCACAAACGCCAACAACAACGCCAACAACCAAATCGCAGCTGCGACTGCTGGCTCTTCATCCTCCCAGCAATCGTCTGCTTCGCCATCCACGTCTGCGGAACCTACCTCTGGTGCTCTTTCTGGTGGTGCAAAGGCAGGAATTGCAATTGGTGTAATTGCCGCGGTTGGCGTGATCGCCGGGTTGATTTTCCTGTTCATgcgcaagaagaagagccAGCAATTGCGAGAGGCTGAGGATGAAAAGGTGTTTGGCAACCATGGAGCATTCCCGCCAGTTTCCCCACCGACCCCAGAACCCGAACAGCCCAGGACCCCAGCAGAACCTCCACAACTGGATGTCCGGCCCATTACTCAGTTTGCCCCATTTGGAGTTGGAAACAGTGACGTTTTGACAGCAGTGACCGCTGCTGGTACTGCCGCAGGGGCGAGTGCAGTTGCTTCGCGCGATAACCAGTCCCCTCCTCACACACCGCTCACGAGTACTACTACTGGGCCCAGAGACCCGTTTGGCGATCCGGTGAACCCCTTCCAGATTCGTAATGAGCCTCCGTCTCCAGTCGGTACAGCAAGCTCGCACAGTTTGTCCGCCAAATCAATCCCCGAAGCGCCCGAAAGTGTACCCGATGCCACTGATGCCCCCGGCCCTGCTGTTGCTACCGCTGCTGGAGGGGCTGTCGTCGCCGCCGGTGTCGCCGCCGCCACTGCTGACTCGAACAAGAGCGAAAAGGAACTTCCCGCTCCGCCAGAGGCTGAAAATGCCGAACGATCAGCACAGCCTGCCCCAGATGCTGCGTCCCCTAGTGCTAGTCGACCTCTCGCCCCTCCTGAAGCCAATCTTTCTCCACCCAATGTGCCCGCTGCGGCTCCTGTTGTCGCGGCCGCTAATGCCGCTGGTCCTGCTCCCGGCCCTGGTCCGTTGAATGTTCATCGTGTGCAAATGGATTTCAGTCCTTCGATGGATGATGAATTGGGGCTCCGCGTTGGTCAACTGGTTCGATTGCTTCATGAATATGACGATGGCTGGGCTCTTTGCGTTCGACTCGATCGTTCTCAGCAGGGAGTGGCTCCTCGATCCTGTCTGTCTGCTCACCCGGTCAAGCCTCGTCCCCGTCCGCCTCCCGGTGGTCCGGGTCCTCGCGGCCCTCCAGTAATGGGACCCAACGGCCGTGTCATGTCTAGCCAGTCTCCCCGGTTCTATCCTCAAGATGGTCGGCCAGGATCGCCTGCGCGTTCCATGTTCCCGGCACGCCCTCCCGCTGGATCCCCTCCACCACTCCAGTACCCACAGCGTCCCATGTCACCAAGTCAGTTTTCGGATCCGCGACCGATGCCTCAGAGATCCATGAGCCCCGGACCATACGGACCTCCAGGTCTTCAGCGCCCCCAAATGCCTGTCAATCAGCGGCAGCGAAGCAACAGCGCCAGCAATGCAGTTGGACCAGCCCCACGACCGGGCGCGGAGCCGAGCCCCCTGTCAGCccccttgacgacatctccGTCGGGGACTCAGAATGTCCTCTAA
- a CDS encoding putative cell division protein kinase (Ctk1) (COG:T;~EggNog:ENOG410PMUT;~InterPro:IPR036546,IPR008271,IPR000719,IPR011009;~PFAM:PF16987,PF07714,PF00069;~go_function: GO:0004672 - protein kinase activity [Evidence IEA];~go_function: GO:0005524 - ATP binding [Evidence IEA];~go_process: GO:0006468 - protein phosphorylation [Evidence IEA]), producing the protein MASDWKKALGFTDRLTAIQSLTTAYQRASSSAAFVEAQSQAKRFESEAYAQATSKEDYDRMCQEAIDAAEAKESVAPIISSPHQQQEEPWVGGQTIGHYKSCLPHFDGLHSTIYKSKREDGTLVAVKVITPHMLTAPHDAEREVRLLRAAASPHVIALLETFNFEGGRLILVFPFLKHDFEQLLRRDMLTASQIRSHLRDMFSALAHLHDLGIIHRDIKPSNILLDSPDGPARLADFGIAWKEDDKGSEPDDKKITDVGTTCYRAPEILFGFKGYGIALDLWAAGCVVAEAVAVGHKQLFDSGPVGSDLSLIQSIFVTLGTPDEEVWPEARILPDWGKIEFYKYAGNSWDDILRGASSNGRDLVSKLIRYESSQRYSAAEALVHPYFSAS; encoded by the exons ATGGCTAGCGACTGGAAAAAAGCCCTGGGCTTCACGGATCGGCTGACGGCCATTCAGTCCCT TACTACTGCATATCAGCGGGCTTCGTCCTCAGCTGCGTTTGTGGAGGCGCAGTCTCAGGCCAAGAGGTTTGAAAGTGAAGCTTATGCCCAGGCCACGTCCAAG GAAGACTATGACCGGATGTGCCAGGAAGCCATCGATGCTGCCGAGGCCAAAGAATCGGTAGCGCCTATCATCAGTAGCCCGCATCAGCAGCAGGAGGAACCATGGGTGGGTGGTCAGACAATCGGTCATTATAAATCCTGCCTTCCTCATTTTGACGGACTACATTCGACCATCTATAAATCTAAGCGGGAGGATGGGACCTTGGTGGCGGTGAAAGTAATCACGCCTCATATGTTGACGGCACCTCACGACGCTGAGCGCGAAGTCCGACTGTTGCGAGCTGCTGCTAGCCCGCATGTGATTGCTCTTTTAGAGACGTTCAATTTCGAGGGTGGACGACTCATTTTAGTGTTCCCCTTTTTGAAACATGACTTTGAGCAATTGCTTCGTCGTGACATGCTAACAGCATCGCAAATTCGGTCTCATCTACGCGACATGTTCAGTGCATTAGCGCATCTCCACGACCTGGGGATTATCCATCGTGACATCAAACCATCCAACATTCTGCTAGACTCTCCCGATGGACCGGCGCGTCTGGCAGATTTTGGCATTGCGTGGAAGGAAGATGACAAGGGCTCTGAGCCTGACGATAAGAAAATTACTGATGTAGGCACCACATGCTATCGAGCCCCGGAAATTTTGTTTGGTTTCAAGGGGTACGGAATTGCTCTTGATTTGTGGGCAGCAGGCTGTGTTGTTGCAGAGGCTGTGGCTGTAGGCCACAAGCAACTATTTGACTCGGGACCTGTGGGAAGCGACTTGTCTCTTATTCAGTCCATTTTCGTGACTCTTGGAACTCCAGACGAGGAGGTTTGGCCG GAAGCACGGATATTGCCAGACTGGGGTAAGATTGAATTTTATAAATATGCCGGCAATTCATGGGACGATATCCTTAGAGGCGCTTCTTCCAACGGTCGGGATCTGGTGAGCAAATTGATAAGGTATGAAAGCAGCCAGAGATATTCGGCGGCAGAG GCGCTAGTGCATCCTTATTTCTCGGCCTCGTAG